The following are encoded together in the Falsiruegeria litorea R37 genome:
- a CDS encoding MarR family winged helix-turn-helix transcriptional regulator: protein MTDFETRERAWIALNRVRTRIYRDAERALVMAGLPKLNWYDVLWELEQHPDGLRPVRLEERLLFDQSSFSRQVMRMAEEGLLTREPAADDKRGKVLRITAKGRDMRARMWVIYRPHIDAGMQSAIEAGGLEDVEAASRKR, encoded by the coding sequence GTGACTGACTTTGAAACGCGAGAGCGGGCCTGGATCGCGCTAAACCGTGTGCGGACTCGCATCTACCGGGATGCAGAACGGGCCCTGGTTATGGCGGGTCTACCCAAACTGAATTGGTATGATGTCCTTTGGGAGTTGGAGCAACACCCCGACGGATTGCGCCCTGTTCGACTGGAGGAGCGTTTGCTGTTTGATCAATCCAGTTTCTCGCGCCAGGTCATGCGCATGGCTGAAGAGGGGCTGTTGACGCGCGAACCGGCAGCAGATGACAAGCGGGGTAAGGTGCTGCGGATCACGGCCAAAGGGCGCGATATGCGCGCGCGGATGTGGGTCATTTACCGTCCACATATTGATGCAGGCATGCAATCCGCGATCGAAGCAGGAGGTCTCGAAGATGTCGAGGCTGCATCCCGCAAGCGTTGA
- a CDS encoding GNAT family N-acetyltransferase produces MTLTVRPMMPEDVTASCRILNDIIEAGGTTAKEVPLSEALFRAYYLTGSDHVCCHVAVDAGGDVAGFQWLGVSEDLPPDCADIASFARQERIVRGVGRALFAETSWVARKLGFAQINATIRADNVPGLSYYTKMGFQDHSVSHSRPLRDGTLVDRISKRFVLNRQ; encoded by the coding sequence ATGACATTGACCGTCCGCCCGATGATGCCCGAGGATGTGACCGCAAGCTGTCGCATCCTGAACGACATCATTGAGGCGGGCGGGACAACAGCGAAGGAGGTGCCTTTGTCAGAGGCCCTGTTTCGCGCGTACTATTTGACAGGTTCCGACCATGTCTGTTGCCATGTGGCGGTGGACGCAGGCGGCGACGTTGCCGGGTTTCAATGGCTGGGCGTATCCGAGGATCTGCCCCCTGATTGCGCCGACATTGCCAGCTTTGCCCGGCAAGAGCGGATCGTTCGCGGCGTCGGGCGGGCCTTGTTCGCTGAAACCTCGTGGGTGGCGCGCAAGCTTGGGTTCGCTCAGATCAACGCGACCATCCGCGCCGACAATGTGCCGGGGCTGAGCTACTACACCAAAATGGGCTTTCAGGATCATTCCGTGTCCCACAGTCGGCCGCTGAGGGATGGAACTCTGGTGGACCGCATTTCAAAGCGATTTGTTCTGAACCGCCAGTAA
- a CDS encoding pseudouridine synthase — MTRLIRFNKPFDVLPQFTDRANADSPRATLSDYVDVPRVYPAGRLDRDSEGLMLLTDNGKLQAQISDPKHKMPKTYWVQVEGSPDQHALKTLRDGVELKDGLTRPAKARMMTEPAELWARTPPIRTRQSIPDTWIELTIREGRNRQVRRMTAAVGHPTLRLIRYGIGAWTLEGLKSGAWDELQVPNIETPSRPSGKDRRKTPRRR, encoded by the coding sequence ATGACCCGCCTGATCCGCTTCAACAAACCCTTTGACGTGCTGCCCCAGTTTACCGACCGGGCCAATGCCGACAGTCCACGCGCGACCCTGTCTGACTATGTCGACGTGCCTCGCGTTTACCCTGCCGGGCGTCTGGACCGCGACAGCGAGGGGCTGATGCTGTTGACAGACAACGGCAAGTTGCAGGCGCAGATTTCGGACCCCAAGCACAAGATGCCCAAAACCTACTGGGTTCAAGTCGAAGGTAGCCCGGACCAGCACGCCCTCAAGACCCTGCGTGACGGTGTCGAGCTCAAGGATGGGTTGACCCGCCCTGCCAAGGCACGGATGATGACCGAACCCGCAGAGTTGTGGGCCCGAACACCGCCTATTCGGACACGCCAATCCATCCCCGACACCTGGATCGAACTGACCATCCGCGAAGGCCGCAACCGGCAAGTCCGGCGCATGACCGCGGCTGTGGGGCACCCGACGCTGCGGTTGATCCGCTACGGGATTGGGGCCTGGACCCTGGAAGGTTTGAAAAGCGGCGCCTGGGACGAGTTGCAGGTCCCCAACATCGAGACACCGTCGCGTCCAAGCGGCAAGGACCGTCGCAAGACGCCCAGACGTCGCTGA
- a CDS encoding ornithine cyclodeaminase: MTPSDKALVPFVSVDHMMQLIHQIGLEPMLRGIAEYIEADFHRWELFDKTPRVASHSAEGVIELMPTSDGEVYGFKYVNGHPKNTKEGLQTVTAFGLLADVATGYPVLLSEMTMLTALRTAATSAMVAKHLAPKGADTMAMIGNGAQSEFQTLAMKAICGLKTVRLYDIDPAATRKCAANLASHGITVVSCANPEEAIQGAQILTTCTADKQYATILTDNMVGAGVHINAIGGDCPGKTELAAGILQRSDIFVEYPPQTRIEGEIQQLADDHPVIEFWQVVTGQHKGRVSDRQITLFDSVGFAIEDFSALRYVRDQLEATGLYHALDLLADPDDPRDLFGMLQRAAPED, encoded by the coding sequence ATGACCCCCTCTGACAAAGCCCTGGTGCCTTTCGTCTCGGTCGATCACATGATGCAACTGATTCATCAAATCGGCCTCGAGCCGATGCTGCGTGGCATTGCCGAGTATATCGAGGCAGATTTCCACCGGTGGGAGCTATTCGACAAGACCCCGCGCGTCGCCAGCCATTCGGCCGAGGGCGTGATCGAGTTGATGCCAACCTCGGACGGCGAGGTCTATGGGTTCAAATACGTCAACGGCCATCCCAAGAATACCAAAGAGGGCCTGCAGACCGTGACCGCCTTTGGGCTTTTGGCCGACGTGGCAACGGGTTACCCGGTGCTGTTAAGCGAAATGACCATGTTGACTGCCCTACGTACCGCCGCAACCTCGGCCATGGTTGCGAAACACCTTGCCCCCAAAGGCGCCGATACGATGGCCATGATCGGCAATGGAGCTCAATCGGAGTTTCAAACCCTGGCGATGAAGGCGATCTGTGGGCTCAAAACCGTGCGCCTTTATGACATCGACCCCGCGGCCACCCGCAAATGCGCTGCCAATCTGGCTTCCCATGGGATCACGGTGGTGTCCTGTGCCAACCCCGAAGAGGCGATCCAGGGTGCGCAGATTCTGACCACTTGCACCGCTGACAAGCAATATGCCACCATCCTCACTGACAACATGGTCGGTGCAGGCGTCCACATCAACGCCATCGGCGGCGACTGTCCCGGCAAAACAGAACTGGCGGCAGGCATCCTGCAACGGTCGGACATTTTTGTTGAATACCCTCCTCAGACCCGGATCGAAGGCGAGATCCAGCAGCTTGCAGATGACCACCCGGTAATTGAATTCTGGCAGGTCGTCACTGGCCAGCATAAAGGTCGGGTTTCGGACCGTCAGATTACTCTTTTCGACAGTGTCGGCTTCGCGATCGAGGATTTCAGCGCCCTGCGGTATGTTCGCGACCAGCTGGAAGCCACAGGCCTTTATCACGCGCTCGACCTGCTGGCGGACCCAGATGATCCTCGTGACCTTTTCGGAATGCTGCAACGCGCCGCGCCTGAAGACTAG
- a CDS encoding HNH endonuclease, with translation MDGDFRTEFVREPGALKQHPALVLNADYRPLSYYPLSLWPWQDAIKAAWLDRVDIVAEYDEVVRSPSTEIRIPSVVVLKDYVKPRKRVAFTRFNLFLRDEFSCQYCGARGDLTFDHVVPRASGGVTSWENVVAACSPCNLRKGSKSLRRAGMSLRKPPRQPQAEELRNVGRKFPPNHLHESWMDFLYWDAELDA, from the coding sequence ATGGACGGTGACTTCAGGACGGAATTTGTACGCGAACCGGGCGCGTTGAAACAGCATCCGGCGCTGGTTCTGAATGCGGACTATCGGCCCTTATCCTATTATCCGCTTTCGCTGTGGCCCTGGCAGGATGCGATCAAGGCGGCTTGGTTGGACCGGGTGGACATTGTGGCCGAATATGATGAGGTTGTGCGAAGTCCGTCGACCGAAATCAGGATACCATCGGTTGTTGTTCTCAAAGACTATGTCAAACCCAGAAAGCGCGTGGCCTTCACGCGCTTTAATTTGTTTTTGAGGGATGAATTCAGTTGCCAATACTGTGGCGCGCGCGGGGATCTGACCTTTGATCACGTGGTGCCGCGGGCATCAGGCGGTGTGACCAGTTGGGAAAACGTGGTTGCAGCCTGCAGCCCGTGCAACCTGCGCAAAGGGTCCAAATCACTGCGCCGTGCGGGCATGTCCCTGCGCAAACCGCCGCGTCAGCCGCAGGCCGAAGAGCTGCGCAACGTGGGTCGCAAGTTTCCACCCAACCATCTGCACGAAAGCTGGATGGACTTTCTGTATTGGGACGCGGAACTCGACGCGTGA
- a CDS encoding MmcQ/YjbR family DNA-binding protein → MSREIVNTICETFPGAELSDPWGGGHDAWKVGGKMFACVGSMGDGVSVKTPDVETAQMLIEAGVGVKAPYFHRSWIRLPWDTDTDEMRHRLEASYDIVRAGLTKKLQATLPPRS, encoded by the coding sequence ATGAGCCGAGAGATCGTCAATACCATCTGCGAGACCTTTCCCGGGGCCGAACTGTCGGACCCCTGGGGTGGCGGCCATGACGCTTGGAAGGTTGGCGGCAAGATGTTTGCCTGCGTGGGGTCGATGGGCGACGGGGTATCGGTCAAGACGCCTGACGTGGAAACAGCGCAAATGCTGATCGAGGCAGGCGTGGGCGTCAAAGCCCCCTATTTCCACCGCAGCTGGATCAGGTTGCCTTGGGACACGGACACCGACGAAATGCGCCACCGGCTCGAGGCGTCGTATGACATCGTTCGCGCAGGGCTGACCAAAAAGCTGCAGGCGACACTGCCGCCACGCAGCTGA
- the cimA gene encoding citramalate synthase codes for MTKERLYLYDTTLRDGQQTQGVQFSTPEKVQITQALDSLGIDYIEGGWPGANPTDSAFFDEAPKTRAQLTAFGMTKRSGRSAANDDVLAAVLNAGTGAVCLVGKSHDYHVTEALGIPLEENTDNVAASMAHIVAQGREALYDAEHFFDGYKDNPAYAISVCRAALDAGARWIVLCDTNGGALPAEVGRIVSEVIAAGIPGDRLGIHTHNDTEQAVACSLAAVDAGARQIQGTLNGLGERCGNANLTALIPTLLLKEPYASRFETGVSLEALADLTRISRMLDDILNRVPSKQAAYVGASAFAHKAGLHASAILKDPSTYEHVDPSVVGNTRIIPMSNQAGQSNLRKRLSDAGMTVDKGDPALGRILERIKAREGEGYSYDTAQASFELLAREELGQLPQFFEVKRYKVTVERRKNKYNKMVSLSEAVVVVKVDGEKKLSVSESMDDTGSDRGPVNALAKALAKDLGQYSAILSDMKLVDFKVRITQGGTEAVTRVIIDSEDGQGRHWSTVGVSANIVDASFEALLDAIQWKLTRDCAGAK; via the coding sequence ATGACCAAGGAACGCCTCTACCTTTATGACACCACCCTGCGCGACGGGCAGCAGACCCAGGGCGTGCAGTTCTCGACCCCAGAGAAGGTGCAGATTACCCAGGCGCTCGATTCCCTTGGCATCGACTACATCGAAGGGGGCTGGCCCGGGGCGAACCCGACCGACAGCGCCTTTTTCGATGAGGCCCCAAAGACACGCGCGCAGCTGACTGCCTTTGGCATGACCAAGCGCTCAGGGAGGTCGGCCGCCAATGACGACGTGCTGGCGGCGGTGCTGAATGCGGGCACCGGGGCGGTCTGTCTTGTGGGCAAGTCCCACGATTACCACGTGACCGAAGCGCTTGGCATTCCGCTGGAGGAGAACACCGACAACGTCGCTGCATCCATGGCGCATATCGTGGCACAAGGGCGCGAGGCGCTGTATGACGCCGAGCATTTCTTTGACGGCTACAAAGACAATCCCGCCTATGCGATTTCGGTCTGTAGGGCGGCGTTGGACGCGGGCGCGCGCTGGATCGTTCTGTGTGACACCAACGGTGGCGCATTGCCCGCCGAAGTGGGGCGCATCGTGTCCGAGGTCATCGCGGCGGGTATCCCTGGCGACCGGTTGGGCATCCACACCCACAACGACACCGAACAGGCGGTGGCTTGCTCTCTGGCCGCTGTAGACGCAGGCGCGCGGCAGATCCAGGGCACGCTCAACGGGTTGGGCGAGCGCTGTGGCAACGCCAACCTGACCGCACTGATCCCGACGCTTTTGCTGAAGGAACCCTATGCCAGCCGCTTTGAAACCGGTGTGAGCCTTGAGGCGCTGGCCGATCTGACCCGGATCAGTCGGATGCTGGACGACATCCTGAACCGCGTGCCGTCGAAACAAGCGGCCTATGTGGGCGCCTCGGCTTTTGCACACAAGGCGGGGCTGCATGCGAGCGCGATCCTGAAGGATCCCTCGACCTATGAGCATGTTGACCCCAGCGTGGTCGGAAACACCCGCATCATCCCGATGTCGAACCAGGCGGGGCAGTCGAACCTGCGCAAGCGTCTGTCGGATGCGGGCATGACCGTGGATAAAGGCGATCCGGCCTTGGGCCGCATTCTGGAACGGATCAAGGCGCGCGAGGGCGAGGGCTATTCCTATGACACCGCTCAGGCGAGCTTTGAGCTGCTGGCACGCGAAGAACTGGGGCAACTGCCGCAGTTCTTTGAGGTCAAGCGCTACAAGGTCACGGTCGAGCGGCGCAAGAACAAGTACAACAAGATGGTCAGCCTTTCTGAGGCGGTTGTCGTGGTGAAGGTGGACGGCGAGAAAAAGCTGTCGGTCAGCGAAAGCATGGATGACACCGGCAGCGACCGGGGCCCGGTGAACGCATTGGCCAAGGCACTGGCCAAGGATCTGGGGCAATACTCTGCGATCTTGAGTGACATGAAGCTGGTCGACTTCAAGGTGCGGATCACCCAAGGCGGGACCGAAGCCGTGACCCGCGTCATCATCGACAGCGAAGACGGGCAGGGGCGGCACTGGTCGACCGTGGGCGTCAGCGCGAACATCGTGGATGCCTCCTTCGAGGCGCTGCTGGACGCGATCCAGTGGAAGCTGACCCGCGACTGCGCAGGGGCGAAGTAA
- a CDS encoding alpha/beta hydrolase — MTRVLNALRKEPVSGSTRSVVVFVHGYGANGADLLGLADPLAEHLPDTLFVAPDAPEQIPGMPNGFQWFPIPWIDGSSEEEAMRGMAAAVDDFDAFLDALMVDEDVLPEQVVLFGFSQGTMMSLHVAPRREDPVAGIVAFSGRLLSPETLEDEVISRMPILLVHGDADDVVPPQSLPQAAEALQAAEFKEVYAHIMKGTGHGIAPDGLSVALAFMRDKLSL, encoded by the coding sequence ATGACCAGAGTTTTGAATGCGCTCCGCAAGGAGCCGGTTTCGGGCAGCACACGCTCGGTTGTGGTGTTCGTGCACGGCTATGGGGCCAATGGTGCCGACCTGCTGGGGCTTGCCGACCCTCTGGCCGAACATCTGCCGGACACACTGTTTGTAGCACCCGATGCGCCCGAGCAGATTCCCGGCATGCCGAACGGGTTTCAGTGGTTCCCGATCCCTTGGATCGACGGCTCGTCCGAAGAGGAGGCGATGCGCGGCATGGCGGCGGCGGTTGATGATTTCGACGCCTTCCTGGATGCGCTGATGGTGGACGAAGATGTTCTGCCCGAGCAGGTTGTTTTGTTCGGCTTCAGCCAGGGCACGATGATGAGCCTGCATGTGGCGCCGCGCCGGGAGGATCCGGTTGCGGGCATCGTGGCCTTCTCGGGTCGGTTGCTGAGCCCTGAGACGCTGGAGGATGAGGTCATCAGCCGGATGCCGATCCTGCTTGTGCATGGTGATGCCGATGACGTGGTGCCGCCTCAATCGCTGCCGCAGGCGGCAGAGGCGCTGCAGGCTGCAGAATTCAAAGAGGTTTACGCCCATATCATGAAGGGCACAGGCCATGGCATCGCGCCGGACGGGCTGAGCGTCGCGCTGGCCTTCATGCGCGACAAGCTGAGCCTCTGA
- the cysS gene encoding cysteine--tRNA ligase: protein MTTIKLHNTRTRTKEDFVPIDENNVRMYVCGPTVYDRAHLGNARPVVVFDVLYRLLRHVYGTDHVKYVRNFTDVDDKINARAAESGRAIGDITEETIGWFLDDMGQLGALEPDAAPRATQYINQMIAMCELLIEKGHAYAAEGHVLFAVDSWKEGYGKLSGRSVDDMIAGARVEVAPYKKNPMDFVMWKPSSDDLPGWESPWGRGRPGWHIECSAMAKELLGVSFDIHGGGNDLMFPHHENEIAQSCCANPEGDFAKYWLHNEMLQVEGKKMSKSLGNFFTVRDLLDQGVPGEVIRFVFLSTHYRKPMDWTEKKAKEAEGVLRKWRALSSGVNATVPSPKIVKLVSADLNTSAAITELHKIAGVLQAFEGGADMPEIDVQALYGEFLASAHLLGLLSESLGDWFDASEIDLSFYIEQLSFARQVAMETKDFSEVDRLKLAYIDAGLEVRMSKAGVELVQTPSFDAKKLENIYPMFRPG, encoded by the coding sequence ATGACAACGATCAAACTGCACAACACACGGACCCGGACAAAGGAAGACTTTGTTCCGATCGATGAGAACAACGTGCGGATGTATGTCTGTGGCCCCACCGTCTATGACCGTGCTCATCTGGGCAACGCGCGCCCCGTGGTGGTGTTCGACGTGCTCTATCGCCTGCTGCGTCATGTCTATGGGACCGATCACGTCAAATACGTGCGCAACTTCACTGACGTGGATGACAAGATCAACGCACGCGCTGCCGAAAGCGGACGCGCCATTGGCGACATCACCGAAGAGACCATCGGCTGGTTCCTGGACGACATGGGCCAGCTTGGCGCGCTGGAGCCTGACGCCGCGCCGCGTGCGACGCAATACATCAACCAGATGATCGCCATGTGCGAGCTGTTGATTGAAAAGGGGCATGCCTATGCCGCCGAGGGGCACGTGCTCTTTGCCGTCGATAGCTGGAAAGAGGGCTATGGCAAGCTCTCGGGCCGTTCGGTTGATGACATGATCGCGGGGGCGCGGGTCGAGGTTGCGCCGTACAAGAAGAACCCCATGGATTTTGTGATGTGGAAACCCTCGTCGGATGACCTGCCGGGGTGGGAGTCGCCTTGGGGCCGGGGGCGTCCGGGCTGGCACATCGAATGCTCGGCCATGGCCAAGGAGCTGTTGGGCGTGAGTTTCGACATCCACGGCGGCGGCAACGACCTGATGTTCCCGCATCACGAGAATGAGATTGCGCAAAGCTGCTGCGCCAATCCCGAAGGGGATTTTGCAAAATACTGGCTGCACAACGAGATGCTGCAGGTCGAGGGCAAGAAGATGTCCAAGTCGCTTGGCAACTTCTTCACCGTCCGCGACCTGCTGGATCAGGGCGTGCCGGGTGAGGTGATCCGCTTTGTGTTCCTGTCAACCCACTATCGCAAGCCGATGGATTGGACGGAGAAGAAAGCCAAAGAAGCCGAAGGCGTGCTGCGCAAGTGGCGGGCGCTTTCGTCGGGTGTCAACGCGACAGTCCCAAGCCCCAAGATTGTCAAACTTGTTTCTGCCGATCTGAACACTTCTGCAGCAATAACTGAACTCCACAAGATTGCGGGTGTTTTGCAAGCGTTTGAAGGCGGAGCGGATATGCCCGAGATAGATGTGCAGGCTTTGTACGGAGAGTTCTTGGCATCTGCCCACCTCCTCGGATTGTTATCTGAGAGTTTGGGAGATTGGTTCGACGCTTCCGAAATTGACCTCTCATTCTATATCGAGCAGCTATCGTTTGCTCGCCAAGTCGCGATGGAAACCAAGGATTTCTCAGAAGTTGATCGCCTAAAGTTAGCCTACATAGACGCTGGCCTTGAAGTGCGAATGAGTAAGGCAGGTGTCGAACTAGTTCAAACTCCCAGCTTCGATGCCAAGAAACTGGAGAACATCTATCCAATGTTCCGCCCGGGCTAA
- a CDS encoding MFS transporter, giving the protein MTMTAAPLPSPADDSRAKRNVAVLVAAQALLGAQMPMIFTIGGLAGQSLASNVCLATLPISLIVLGSMLTATPISAIMQKWGRRAGFLIGSAGGAAGGLVGAYGLYLGSFPIFLLGSFLTGIYMSAQGFYRFAAADTASEAFRPKAISYVMAGGLVSAVIGPQLVKATSQAFVVPFMGTYLAVIAVNVIGSLLFFFIDIPKPAAPAEDAPKGRTRWELITTPRIAVAVICAMVSYALMNLVMTSTPLAVVGCGYTEGDAADVVTSHVLAMFAPSFFTGHLIARFGVEKIVATGLVILAGAGAVALQGVDIGNFFIALILLGLGWNFGFIGATTMLAGAHEPHERGRMQGLNDLLVFGGVTVASLASGGLMNCSGGSPIEGWTAVNLAMGPFLVLAGGALIWLVLRPKEA; this is encoded by the coding sequence ATGACCATGACCGCTGCCCCCCTTCCATCTCCTGCAGATGACAGCCGCGCCAAGCGCAATGTTGCCGTACTAGTTGCTGCCCAGGCTTTGCTGGGCGCGCAGATGCCGATGATTTTCACCATTGGTGGTCTGGCGGGCCAATCCTTGGCCAGCAATGTCTGTCTTGCGACCCTGCCCATTTCGCTGATCGTTCTGGGCTCGATGCTGACCGCAACGCCAATTTCGGCAATCATGCAGAAATGGGGACGTCGTGCGGGCTTTTTGATCGGCAGCGCCGGAGGGGCTGCAGGCGGTCTTGTGGGCGCTTACGGCCTTTACTTGGGCTCGTTCCCGATCTTCCTGCTCGGCAGTTTCCTGACCGGCATCTACATGAGCGCGCAAGGGTTCTACCGCTTTGCCGCAGCCGACACCGCGTCCGAGGCGTTCCGGCCCAAGGCGATCTCCTACGTCATGGCCGGCGGTCTCGTGTCCGCCGTCATCGGGCCCCAATTGGTCAAGGCCACCAGTCAGGCCTTTGTGGTGCCGTTCATGGGCACCTATCTGGCGGTGATTGCGGTCAACGTGATTGGCTCGCTGCTGTTCTTCTTCATCGACATCCCAAAACCCGCAGCCCCCGCCGAGGACGCCCCCAAAGGCCGCACCCGGTGGGAATTGATCACCACGCCGCGCATCGCCGTGGCGGTGATCTGCGCCATGGTATCTTATGCTCTGATGAATCTGGTCATGACCTCGACCCCGCTGGCGGTTGTGGGCTGCGGTTATACCGAAGGCGATGCGGCAGACGTGGTGACCAGCCACGTTCTGGCGATGTTTGCCCCAAGCTTTTTCACCGGTCACCTGATCGCGCGTTTTGGGGTGGAAAAGATCGTGGCCACCGGATTGGTTATTCTGGCAGGTGCGGGCGCTGTGGCGCTGCAGGGCGTGGACATCGGCAACTTTTTCATTGCTCTGATCCTGCTGGGGCTTGGCTGGAACTTTGGCTTCATCGGGGCCACTACCATGCTGGCCGGTGCGCACGAACCGCATGAACGCGGACGAATGCAGGGCCTCAACGACCTGTTGGTCTTTGGTGGTGTGACCGTGGCCTCTCTGGCTTCGGGCGGGTTGATGAATTGCTCGGGTGGCTCGCCGATCGAAGGCTGGACCGCCGTCAACCTGGCGATGGGGCCCTTCCTTGTGCTGGCCGGTGGCGCGCTGATCTGGCTGGTTCTACGCCCGAAAGAGGCCTAA
- a CDS encoding DNA-3-methyladenine glycosylase family protein — protein MTDIGRIIETPECVIEGADWLRGACPRMAYAMDQTGPLPLRRRPDGFEQLLSAIVSQQVSVASANAIWKRMKDARLTGPRKIMWATDDDLRAVGLSRQKMRYARALADARIDFKALRDAPDAEVIATLTEVSGIGVWTAEIYAMFSLGRADVFAHGDLALQEAARVLYDLPKRPTEKEMREIANAWSPWRSVAARVLWAYYRVAKDREGIR, from the coding sequence ATGACCGACATCGGACGCATCATTGAGACACCAGAGTGCGTCATCGAGGGCGCGGATTGGCTGCGCGGTGCTTGCCCCCGCATGGCCTATGCGATGGATCAGACCGGCCCCTTACCTTTGCGTCGCAGGCCGGACGGGTTTGAACAGCTGCTCAGCGCCATCGTCAGCCAACAGGTCAGCGTCGCGTCAGCCAATGCCATCTGGAAGCGTATGAAGGACGCCCGCCTGACCGGACCGCGCAAGATCATGTGGGCGACGGATGATGATTTGCGCGCCGTGGGCCTTAGCCGCCAGAAGATGCGCTATGCCCGCGCTCTGGCCGACGCGCGTATTGATTTCAAGGCCTTGCGGGACGCTCCTGATGCAGAGGTTATCGCAACCCTGACCGAGGTTTCGGGCATCGGTGTCTGGACAGCCGAGATCTATGCGATGTTCTCGTTGGGGCGGGCGGACGTCTTTGCCCATGGCGATCTGGCCCTGCAAGAGGCCGCACGCGTTCTGTATGACCTGCCCAAGCGACCGACGGAAAAGGAAATGCGCGAGATTGCGAACGCGTGGTCGCCCTGGCGTTCGGTTGCGGCGCGGGTTTTGTGGGCCTATTACCGCGTTGCCAAAGACAGGGAAGGTATCAGATGA
- a CDS encoding squalene/phytoene synthase family protein codes for MEFDADLNACAALVEKADPDRFRAAMSAPVAARAVLFPLYALNVEVTRAPWVTQEPMIAEMRLQWWRDALQEIADGGPVRRHEVVTPLAGVLSPHLAANLDEYVAVRRWDIYKDPFEDQEHFDNYITCSSGHLMVAAAQALGPAEGKVVQDYAYATGISGWLQAIPALEARGRIPLLDGTPDGVRTLAQQALKCLYRARRNRAAVSGPARAALLAGVQAEAVLKQVVANPGRVAAGALVPGEISRRLRLSWVAVSGRW; via the coding sequence ATGGAGTTTGACGCGGATCTGAATGCCTGCGCGGCCCTGGTCGAAAAAGCCGACCCGGACCGGTTTCGAGCGGCCATGTCAGCACCTGTTGCAGCGCGGGCGGTGCTCTTTCCGCTCTATGCCCTGAATGTCGAAGTCACCCGCGCGCCTTGGGTCACGCAAGAACCTATGATTGCCGAAATGCGACTGCAGTGGTGGCGCGATGCCTTGCAAGAGATCGCGGATGGTGGGCCCGTCCGACGGCACGAAGTTGTGACGCCTTTGGCTGGTGTCCTGTCCCCGCATCTGGCGGCAAATTTGGATGAGTATGTCGCTGTAAGGCGTTGGGATATCTACAAAGACCCGTTCGAGGATCAGGAGCATTTCGACAACTACATTACTTGCAGCTCGGGGCACCTGATGGTCGCGGCAGCACAGGCGCTTGGCCCAGCCGAGGGGAAGGTCGTTCAGGATTATGCTTATGCGACTGGCATCTCTGGGTGGTTGCAGGCGATCCCCGCGCTTGAGGCGCGTGGCCGGATCCCGCTTCTGGATGGCACGCCGGATGGTGTCCGGACGTTGGCGCAACAGGCGCTAAAGTGCTTGTATCGCGCGCGGCGCAATCGAGCTGCTGTTTCCGGTCCCGCGCGGGCGGCTTTGTTGGCGGGAGTGCAAGCTGAGGCTGTGTTGAAGCAAGTGGTTGCCAATCCCGGGCGAGTTGCTGCGGGGGCGCTGGTACCCGGAGAGATCAGCAGGCGTCTGCGTTTGTCGTGGGTTGCGGTCAGCGGACGGTGGTAG